In Entomomonas moraniae, one DNA window encodes the following:
- a CDS encoding pyridoxal phosphate-dependent aminotransferase: MSKTFTRRSDSIEPFQVMNLLARANALQAEGNNVIHLEIGEPDFTTAQPILDAAKAAIEAGHTHYTPALGLPELRQAIATLYKTRYNLDIDYNRILVTSGGSGALLLASGLLVEAGQHLLMADPGYPCNRNFLRLIEADAKMVATDHTTNYQLTPELLDQHWDKNTAGILVASPANPTGTILNRAELSGLAKSCQQHKGYLISDEIYHGLSYDTEAPSALEVDDNAYILNSFSKYYGMTGWRLGWLVAPLDAVSSLEKFAQNIYISPASISQYAALACFTPEAQEIFEARKAEFAKRRDFLLPALTELGFKIKTKPDGAFYLYADISAFTDDAYKFCYYFLENQHVAFTPGLDFGAYKSNAHVRFAYTKSLPVLEEAVERIARGLQSWQG, translated from the coding sequence ATGAGTAAAACATTCACTAGGCGTAGTGACTCTATAGAACCCTTTCAAGTTATGAACTTATTAGCACGTGCTAATGCATTACAAGCCGAAGGCAACAATGTTATTCACTTAGAGATTGGAGAACCCGACTTCACCACAGCACAGCCTATTTTAGATGCAGCAAAAGCAGCGATTGAAGCGGGGCATACACACTATACACCGGCTCTTGGTTTACCAGAACTAAGACAAGCCATTGCCACCCTCTATAAAACACGCTATAACCTTGATATTGATTACAACCGTATCCTTGTAACCTCAGGAGGTTCAGGTGCATTATTATTAGCTAGCGGCTTACTCGTTGAAGCAGGACAACATTTATTGATGGCTGATCCTGGTTACCCGTGTAATCGTAACTTTTTAAGGCTCATCGAAGCCGATGCTAAAATGGTAGCAACGGATCACACCACTAACTACCAATTGACACCAGAACTCCTTGATCAACATTGGGATAAAAATACAGCCGGTATTTTAGTTGCCTCCCCCGCCAATCCAACAGGGACTATTTTAAATAGAGCAGAACTCAGTGGATTGGCGAAAAGTTGTCAGCAACACAAGGGTTATTTAATCTCTGATGAGATTTATCATGGTCTTAGTTATGATACTGAAGCACCTAGTGCTTTAGAAGTGGACGATAATGCCTATATTCTCAACAGCTTTTCTAAATACTATGGGATGACAGGTTGGCGATTAGGCTGGTTAGTAGCACCACTGGACGCCGTAAGTAGCTTAGAAAAATTTGCGCAAAATATATACATAAGTCCAGCGAGTATTTCACAATATGCTGCACTTGCCTGCTTTACACCTGAAGCTCAAGAAATATTTGAAGCACGTAAAGCAGAGTTTGCTAAACGTCGTGATTTTTTATTACCTGCGCTAACTGAACTAGGTTTTAAAATAAAAACAAAACCTGACGGTGCCTTTTACCTTTATGCAGATATTTCCGCCTTTACAGACGATGCTTACAAGTTTTGCTACTACTTCTTAGAGAATCAACACGTCGCGTTCACACCCGGTTTAGATTTTGGAGCTTACAAATCCAATGCGCATGTACGTTTTGCTTATACAAAAAGCTTACCTGTGCTAGAAGAGGCAGTTGAACGCATTGCACGTGGATTACAAAGTTGGCAAGGATAA
- the sfsA gene encoding DNA/RNA nuclease SfsA — MQFEPPLEHATLIKRYKRFLADIKTSTGELLTIHCPNTGSMLNCMSEGCNIWFRRSNDPKRKSAGTWVLSETPQNRLACVDTQLANKLVEEALNAGVIKELVGFNSLRREVKYGQENSRIDFCLSYPNQKEVYLEVKSVTLGFDNNNTAAFPDAVTTRGAKHLRELTALAKQGIDTVLLYCVNLTNITAVRPCTEIDPNYTKALQEAHDAGVKLLAYACDISNATICLTHPINVNLR; from the coding sequence ATGCAATTTGAACCACCACTCGAACACGCGACACTTATTAAGCGCTATAAACGTTTTTTAGCCGATATAAAAACATCAACTGGGGAACTACTAACCATCCACTGCCCTAATACAGGCTCTATGTTAAACTGCATGAGTGAGGGCTGTAATATTTGGTTTAGACGCTCTAATGATCCTAAACGTAAATCAGCAGGTACATGGGTTCTTTCAGAAACACCACAAAATCGGCTAGCATGCGTTGATACTCAACTGGCTAACAAACTGGTTGAAGAAGCTTTAAATGCAGGCGTTATAAAAGAGTTGGTGGGCTTTAATAGCCTACGGCGAGAGGTAAAATATGGGCAAGAAAACTCTCGTATTGATTTTTGTTTAAGCTATCCTAATCAAAAAGAAGTTTATCTTGAAGTCAAAAGTGTTACCTTAGGCTTTGACAACAATAATACTGCTGCATTTCCCGATGCAGTCACTACTCGTGGTGCCAAACATTTACGTGAATTGACAGCTTTAGCGAAGCAAGGTATTGATACAGTTCTTCTGTACTGTGTTAATCTGACCAACATCACGGCAGTTCGCCCTTGTACAGAGATTGATCCAAACTATACCAAGGCGTTACAAGAAGCCCATGATGCAGGGGTTAAATTACTTGCCTATGCTTGCGATATTTCAAACGCTACCATTTGTCTTACACACCCTATTAATGTAAATCTTAGGTAA
- a CDS encoding fumarylacetoacetate hydrolase family protein, producing MSYKHQYVDGSSIHFAVGKVVCIGRNYAEHAKELNNPIPTEPLIFIKPSTAIVSSNGGFTIPHNQGAVHYEAEIAVLIGKPLSGPVNHKEIQEAIVGFAPALDLTLRDVQSRLKEKGWPWELAKSFDGACVLTPFTPASNYPDLTDINVRLTINNEVRQEGNSSQMLTPIINLIEYIAHYFTLLPGDVILTGTPQGVGALNTGDRLIMELPEHCQFVTEVI from the coding sequence ATGAGTTATAAACACCAATATGTTGATGGGTCATCTATTCATTTTGCTGTAGGTAAAGTTGTTTGTATAGGCCGTAATTATGCAGAGCATGCTAAAGAGCTAAACAACCCAATCCCCACAGAACCACTTATATTTATTAAACCCTCTACGGCCATCGTCAGCAGCAATGGCGGCTTTACTATTCCTCATAATCAAGGAGCAGTTCATTACGAAGCGGAAATTGCTGTACTCATTGGCAAACCCCTTTCAGGCCCTGTAAATCACAAAGAAATACAAGAGGCTATTGTAGGTTTTGCTCCTGCCCTAGATCTTACGCTAAGAGATGTGCAATCTCGACTTAAAGAAAAGGGTTGGCCTTGGGAACTTGCAAAAAGTTTTGATGGTGCTTGTGTACTAACACCTTTTACACCAGCATCAAATTACCCTGACCTCACGGATATCAACGTTCGCTTAACGATTAACAATGAGGTTCGTCAAGAGGGCAATAGTAGCCAAATGCTCACACCAATTATTAATTTAATTGAATACATTGCCCATTACTTTACCCTATTACCGGGTGATGTTATTTTAACAGGAACACCACAAGGCGTTGGAGCGCTAAATACAGGTGATCGACTCATTATGGAACTACCTGAACACTGCCAATTCGTGACAGAAGTTATATAA
- a CDS encoding SdiA-regulated domain-containing protein yields the protein MHKKLTALFTIKRVILLLVLLAVIGLIIFNQQFHVYERLTFNFQEWRHTNAWRKKSLWLPDYQVVIEAKPIQGIHNNLSGLTWNNDTKTLFAIVNNPTQVIELSTTGELLRKINLINISDPEAIEYIGNNNFIIAEERKQKLIKVVIEPSTTEINAQGAQQLTLGTGLTDNKGIEGLAWDFEGKKIYAAKERNPVHIYEITGFPQSPNTSLDIIVKNNTQRDQRLFIKDISSITFNSHYQHLLVLSDESRLIIEIDKKGHPISSLSLITGHNLKQSIPQAEGMTLDDQDTLYLVGEPNLFYVFKKATPN from the coding sequence ATGCACAAAAAGCTAACGGCCTTATTCACAATAAAACGTGTGATTCTACTACTCGTTTTATTGGCCGTCATCGGGCTGATCATCTTCAACCAACAATTTCATGTTTATGAGCGCCTCACTTTTAATTTCCAAGAATGGCGCCATACCAATGCATGGCGAAAAAAATCTTTATGGCTACCTGATTATCAAGTTGTTATCGAAGCAAAACCGATACAAGGCATTCATAATAACTTATCAGGCCTTACATGGAACAACGATACAAAAACGCTATTTGCTATTGTGAATAATCCCACCCAAGTCATTGAACTCTCTACAACAGGCGAACTGTTACGCAAAATTAATCTTATCAACATCAGTGATCCTGAAGCCATTGAATATATTGGTAATAATAACTTTATTATTGCTGAAGAAAGAAAACAAAAACTTATTAAGGTTGTAATTGAACCCTCTACAACAGAAATTAACGCTCAAGGGGCTCAACAACTCACGTTAGGCACAGGATTAACCGACAATAAAGGAATAGAAGGACTCGCATGGGATTTTGAGGGCAAAAAAATCTATGCGGCAAAAGAGCGTAACCCTGTTCATATCTATGAAATCACAGGCTTTCCTCAGTCACCCAATACATCTTTAGACATTATCGTAAAAAATAACACCCAAAGAGATCAGCGGCTTTTTATAAAGGATATTTCAAGTATTACGTTTAATAGCCATTATCAACATTTATTAGTTCTTTCTGATGAGTCTCGACTAATCATCGAAATCGATAAAAAAGGCCATCCTATCAGTAGCTTATCGCTTATTACAGGTCATAACCTAAAACAATCGATACCACAAGCAGAAGGGATGACTTTAGACGATCAAGATACCCTTTACCTCGTAGGCGAGCCTAATTTATTTTATGTCTTTAAAAAAGCTACCCCTAACTAG
- the yccS gene encoding YccS family putative transporter — protein sequence MASSRSLVNTLHQLWSLERVAYCVRVFIALTGVMVLCWWRGELSLVVPLFLGIIASAMAETDDNWQGRLKAVVVMLICFSITSVSVTLLFPFPWLFAIGLAISAFGLTLLGAIGSRYSSIGFATLILSIYTMISVSQHIQTNNHDVWRDSIALLVGAAWYGLLSIVWNFIFAHQPVLYALVNLFNELGGYLKLKATLIEPVRCSDIEERHLALAKKNGKVVDALNIAKETILNRMKGSRHNPQVSRYLKLYFIAQDIHERANSSHYPYDALSEAFFHSDVLFRCQLLLSHQGKACQLLAKAIRLKEPFNHSESTEALEDLKKSIDYIREQPETNKRLLRSVYALAKNLTILEQKLMDAKNPDALSNGDVSLFDREVHTFKDAFLRLKQNLTLTSLTCRHAIRIAIALLAGYGVMHWLNAEYGFWILLTTVFVCRPSYGATRVRLVQRMVGTAIGVVCGWAVISLFPSLIMQSIIATIAGILFFAYRLSRYTLSTAFITLMILCCFNQMGNSAFTMIIPRLTDTLIGCIIAGLAVFFILPDWQGRQLNRVLASTLSSSSRYLREIMSQYDTGKEDDLDYRVARRNAHNADAALSSALASMLLEPGHFRKDVEVGFRFLVVSHTLLSYLSALGAHRETLPENAEVEALLERVTTTIANDLDEIANDLLEKRLVKVTNEIEELLAKELDQLSEEMDDNLKLILTELSLICRQLVRIRNLTAQLQHQAIEQTKVAS from the coding sequence ATGGCTAGCAGTCGTTCATTAGTCAATACACTTCATCAATTATGGTCACTTGAGCGTGTCGCTTATTGTGTGCGGGTATTTATTGCCTTGACGGGAGTGATGGTACTTTGTTGGTGGAGGGGAGAGTTATCCCTGGTTGTGCCTCTATTTTTAGGGATTATTGCTAGCGCCATGGCTGAAACAGATGATAATTGGCAAGGCCGCTTAAAAGCTGTTGTGGTAATGCTGATCTGTTTTAGTATTACGTCTGTTTCTGTAACACTTCTTTTCCCTTTTCCTTGGCTGTTTGCAATAGGTCTTGCCATTTCTGCCTTTGGCTTAACATTGCTCGGTGCAATAGGAAGTCGGTATAGTAGTATTGGTTTTGCTACGTTGATTTTATCAATTTATACCATGATTAGTGTAAGTCAACATATTCAGACGAATAATCATGATGTGTGGCGTGACTCTATAGCGCTGCTAGTAGGCGCTGCTTGGTATGGGCTTTTGTCGATTGTATGGAATTTTATTTTTGCTCATCAACCTGTATTGTATGCGTTAGTTAATTTATTTAATGAGCTTGGAGGGTATTTAAAATTAAAAGCTACCTTAATTGAGCCCGTTAGATGTTCAGATATTGAAGAGAGACATCTTGCGTTAGCTAAAAAGAATGGAAAGGTGGTTGATGCATTAAATATCGCGAAAGAAACGATTTTAAATCGAATGAAAGGAAGTCGTCATAACCCACAAGTTAGCCGTTATTTAAAACTTTATTTTATTGCACAGGATATTCATGAGCGTGCTAATTCATCACATTATCCTTATGATGCATTGAGTGAGGCTTTTTTCCACAGTGATGTGCTTTTCCGCTGTCAGTTGCTTTTAAGCCACCAAGGCAAAGCTTGCCAATTATTGGCTAAAGCCATTCGTTTAAAGGAACCGTTTAATCACAGTGAAAGCACAGAAGCATTGGAGGATTTAAAAAAATCTATTGATTATATTCGTGAACAACCTGAAACCAATAAAAGGTTATTGCGTTCTGTGTACGCTTTAGCAAAGAATTTAACCATTTTAGAACAAAAGTTGATGGACGCAAAGAATCCTGATGCATTGAGTAATGGTGATGTTAGCTTATTTGACAGAGAAGTACATACGTTTAAAGACGCGTTTCTTCGACTAAAGCAAAATTTAACGTTAACCTCGTTAACTTGTCGCCATGCTATCCGTATTGCCATCGCTCTTCTGGCTGGTTATGGTGTGATGCATTGGTTGAATGCAGAATATGGTTTCTGGATTTTATTAACGACAGTCTTTGTATGTCGTCCTAGCTATGGTGCAACCAGAGTAAGACTAGTACAACGGATGGTAGGTACAGCAATAGGGGTTGTTTGTGGTTGGGCAGTGATCAGCTTATTTCCTAGCTTAATTATGCAGTCAATTATTGCAACGATTGCTGGTATATTGTTCTTTGCTTATCGCTTGAGTCGTTATACGTTATCGACTGCTTTTATTACCTTGATGATTTTATGTTGTTTTAATCAGATGGGTAATTCTGCATTTACGATGATTATTCCCCGATTAACAGACACGTTAATTGGTTGCATTATAGCAGGTTTAGCTGTATTTTTTATTTTGCCAGATTGGCAGGGGCGGCAACTAAATCGTGTATTAGCTAGCACTTTAAGTAGCAGTAGTCGCTATTTACGGGAAATTATGAGTCAGTACGATACAGGTAAAGAAGATGATTTAGATTACCGTGTTGCACGACGTAATGCGCATAATGCGGATGCCGCACTATCAAGTGCATTAGCCAGTATGTTGCTTGAACCTGGGCATTTTAGAAAAGATGTTGAAGTTGGTTTTCGCTTTTTAGTCGTTTCACATACGTTATTGAGCTATTTATCAGCATTAGGTGCACACAGAGAAACATTGCCTGAAAATGCAGAAGTTGAAGCCCTACTTGAGCGAGTTACGACTACTATAGCGAATGATTTAGATGAAATAGCCAATGATTTATTGGAAAAAAGACTCGTAAAAGTAACTAATGAGATTGAGGAACTGTTAGCTAAAGAGCTTGATCAGTTATCAGAAGAAATGGATGATAATTTGAAGTTGATATTAACAGAGTTATCGCTCATTTGCAGGCAGCTTGTACGTATACGAAATCTTACTGCGCAGTTACAACATCAAGCAATTGAACAAACAAAAGTGGCTAGTTAG
- a CDS encoding BaiN/RdsA family NAD(P)/FAD-dependent oxidoreductase, giving the protein MTNDKNSPSVAIIGAGPAGLMAAEVISQQGITVHVFDRMPSVARKFLLAGIGGLNITHSEPYEQFCERYLPKHSLTPFLQIFGVEQLLQWCHGLGIDTFIGSSGRIFPKEMKAAPLLRAWLKRLRQQGVQFHLKHTWQGWDKDHHLVFQSSEGISCIAPDATLLALGGASYPRLGSDGTWINDLQTLSIQCNPWQPANCGFETAPWSAIFTERYAGIPVKAIACYFVDKQGNHHHKLGEIMLTRYGVEGSAIYALSQALRETINQQGSVTLYLDLFPKLTRQELQAKLTKPQSKQSLSNFLRKQINLKDIKMGLVRELASESLQDITTLADKLKAIPLTLTKPRPIAEAISSAGGICLNELNNQLMLKKHSGVFCAGEMLDWEAPTGGYLLTGCFSTGYCAGLGIIDWLAK; this is encoded by the coding sequence ATGACAAACGATAAAAACTCTCCCTCTGTTGCTATTATCGGAGCAGGTCCTGCGGGCCTCATGGCGGCAGAAGTCATTAGTCAACAAGGTATAACCGTTCATGTGTTTGATCGTATGCCCTCGGTGGCTAGAAAGTTTTTACTGGCAGGTATTGGTGGTTTAAACATTACCCACTCAGAACCTTATGAACAGTTTTGTGAACGCTACCTACCTAAACATAGTCTAACCCCTTTTCTACAAATATTTGGTGTGGAGCAACTTCTTCAATGGTGTCATGGGCTAGGTATTGATACTTTCATAGGTAGTTCTGGCCGTATTTTTCCAAAAGAAATGAAAGCAGCCCCCTTATTAAGGGCATGGCTCAAACGTCTACGTCAACAAGGGGTACAGTTTCATTTAAAGCACACATGGCAAGGTTGGGATAAAGACCACCATCTCGTCTTTCAGTCATCCGAGGGTATTTCATGCATCGCTCCTGATGCGACACTCTTAGCTCTAGGCGGAGCTAGCTATCCTAGACTTGGAAGCGATGGAACATGGATTAATGATCTACAAACACTTAGTATCCAATGTAACCCTTGGCAGCCAGCCAACTGTGGTTTTGAAACCGCTCCTTGGTCTGCTATCTTTACAGAGCGCTACGCAGGTATTCCCGTTAAAGCAATTGCTTGTTATTTCGTAGATAAACAGGGTAATCACCACCATAAACTGGGCGAAATTATGCTAACACGTTATGGTGTGGAAGGCAGTGCTATTTACGCACTCTCTCAAGCGCTAAGAGAAACGATCAACCAACAAGGTTCTGTTACATTATATCTAGATTTATTCCCTAAACTCACACGACAAGAACTACAAGCAAAACTTACCAAGCCACAAAGCAAACAATCACTTAGTAATTTTTTACGCAAACAGATCAACTTAAAAGACATCAAAATGGGATTAGTCCGAGAATTAGCCTCAGAGTCCTTGCAAGATATAACAACCTTGGCTGATAAATTAAAAGCTATCCCTCTCACGTTAACAAAACCACGCCCGATTGCCGAAGCTATTAGCTCAGCGGGAGGTATCTGCCTAAACGAATTAAATAATCAATTAATGCTTAAAAAACATTCAGGAGTATTTTGTGCAGGTGAAATGCTCGACTGGGAAGCACCTACAGGCGGCTATCTATTGACAGGCTGTTTCTCAACGGGCTACTGTGCTGGACTCGGTATTATCGATTGGTTAGCAAAATAG
- a CDS encoding rRNA large subunit pseudouridine synthase E: protein MALSKRPYYKKTVHKKVTLPVESKLLLFNKPFDVLTQFTDDLGRKTLKDFIPVAGVYPAGRLDRDSEGLLLLTNDGRLQARIADPKFKLPKTYWVQVEGEPTEVQLEQLRKGVELKDGTTLPAQAKCIADPELWPRNPPVRFRKAIPTSWLELTIREGRNRQVRRMTAAVGLPTLRLVRVKIGDWSIDGLAQGQWREVPAILLTNR, encoded by the coding sequence ATGGCTTTATCAAAACGTCCTTATTATAAAAAAACAGTTCATAAGAAAGTAACGCTTCCTGTGGAGAGTAAGTTATTACTTTTTAATAAGCCATTTGATGTGCTCACACAATTTACCGATGATTTAGGGCGTAAAACGCTTAAAGACTTTATCCCTGTTGCAGGTGTTTACCCTGCTGGGCGTTTAGACCGTGACAGTGAGGGGTTGTTGCTATTGACTAATGATGGTCGATTGCAAGCGCGTATTGCTGACCCTAAATTTAAATTGCCCAAAACGTATTGGGTACAGGTAGAGGGGGAGCCGACAGAAGTTCAACTCGAGCAATTAAGAAAGGGTGTTGAATTAAAAGATGGAACTACATTACCAGCACAAGCAAAGTGTATTGCTGACCCTGAATTATGGCCACGTAATCCCCCCGTTCGTTTTCGTAAAGCAATCCCTACCTCTTGGCTTGAGCTGACCATTCGTGAAGGGCGTAATCGGCAGGTGCGTCGCATGACTGCTGCTGTTGGTTTACCAACATTACGATTAGTACGGGTTAAAATTGGTGACTGGTCAATTGATGGCTTAGCACAAGGCCAATGGCGAGAGGTGCCCGCTATTTTGCTAACCAATCGATAA
- a CDS encoding transcriptional regulator, SarA/Rot family translates to MIDESIKTAVMHLQCELVAERNLVNPEELSWLQYDILSRLSQVDYMLPSELCILLGISRVKLAKSLKKLKQQHYIKQNRSDDDSRSLLTKISQKGTDFLKGIYIKHNDLAQIVGNTMSKEEQTIFIQLSNRLSEALRSRRVKYEKSD, encoded by the coding sequence ATGATTGATGAATCAATAAAAACAGCTGTTATGCACTTGCAATGTGAGCTGGTTGCAGAGAGAAACTTAGTTAATCCAGAAGAACTTTCATGGCTGCAATACGATATTCTCTCAAGACTCTCTCAGGTAGACTATATGCTTCCTTCAGAGCTATGTATATTATTGGGCATATCAAGAGTCAAACTTGCTAAATCACTGAAAAAACTAAAACAACAACACTATATTAAACAAAATCGATCTGATGATGATAGTAGATCGCTGTTGACAAAGATTTCCCAAAAAGGGACTGATTTTCTAAAAGGCATCTATATTAAACATAATGATTTAGCACAAATTGTTGGAAATACAATGAGTAAAGAAGAACAAACAATTTTCATCCAACTTTCTAACCGTTTGAGCGAAGCCTTAAGAAGCAGGAGAGTAAAATATGAAAAATCAGATTAA
- a CDS encoding ATP-binding cassette domain-containing protein: MKNQIKIVGATQNNLKNLSFIIPKNKITVFTGVSGSGKSSLVIDTLGAESQRLLNETYSPYIQNLLPHYQRPNVEIIENLPVSIIINQKKLGGNARSTVGTMTDIYSSLRLLYSRIGTPFVGYSMVFSFNNKQGMCSHCEGLGTVKKIDLEKLIDFTKSLNEGAIKFPTFNPGGWRLGRYTESGFFDNDLPIRKYSEAQKKLLFEGKEQTPPAPSKQWHKTAKYVGLIPRIEQAFIKKENYRYGDALAKIITSQPCPICHEQRLNETILSCKIKEKSIGDCVFMPLTQLFNFISQIKKPITDDLVKLILKQINTLIRLGLGYLTLGRMTKTLSGGESQRVKMSKYLNSSLSDVLYIFDEPSIGLHPRDLHGVTIILKELVQRGNSVIIVEHDPDIIKAADHIIDMGPEAGENGGHICFQGNFQDLLLSRTKTGVALGEIHTLKAQRMEFKDFYTLEQVSLFNVKNASVKIPKHALTIVTGVAGSGKSTLISKLFMKQYPQSVLLNQDRVHASDRSNIASFLDVFDEIRNIFAKESGQLPAFFSFNSKGACPLCKGKGILKTDLAFLGDVESECDKCHGSRYSNEALSYTYKGYSIHQVLQMTATQALQLFNNEKIKKILTMIGQVNLGYIKLGQSLDTFSGGELQRLKLAKVLLLSDSKILILDEPSTGLHEFDIKNLLKLFDFIISEGKTLIVIEHNLSVMCHADWIIDMGPDGGTQGGKVLYMGYLAGLLLNTESYTAKYLANYTLNR, translated from the coding sequence ATGAAAAATCAGATTAAAATTGTAGGCGCTACACAAAATAACTTAAAAAATCTCTCTTTTATTATTCCTAAAAATAAAATCACTGTTTTCACGGGGGTTTCGGGCTCAGGAAAATCTTCTCTCGTTATTGACACATTGGGGGCAGAGTCCCAACGTTTACTCAACGAGACATATTCACCATACATCCAAAACTTACTGCCTCATTATCAAAGACCTAATGTTGAAATCATTGAAAATCTTCCTGTTTCAATCATCATTAATCAAAAAAAACTGGGAGGAAATGCTCGTTCGACAGTCGGAACAATGACTGACATATATTCTTCATTACGCCTGCTCTATTCTAGGATTGGTACTCCTTTTGTAGGATACTCCATGGTTTTCTCATTTAATAATAAACAAGGCATGTGTTCCCACTGTGAAGGGCTAGGAACTGTAAAAAAAATTGACCTAGAAAAGCTCATTGACTTTACAAAAAGTTTAAATGAAGGTGCTATTAAATTTCCAACATTTAATCCTGGAGGATGGCGACTTGGTCGTTATACAGAATCAGGATTTTTCGATAATGACTTACCTATAAGAAAATACAGTGAGGCCCAAAAAAAGTTACTTTTTGAGGGGAAAGAGCAAACTCCTCCAGCCCCTAGCAAGCAATGGCATAAAACTGCAAAGTATGTAGGTTTAATCCCTCGAATAGAACAAGCCTTCATCAAGAAAGAAAACTATCGTTATGGAGATGCCTTAGCAAAAATTATCACATCACAACCTTGTCCTATTTGCCACGAACAAAGGCTTAATGAAACAATTTTGTCTTGTAAAATTAAAGAAAAGTCTATTGGGGACTGTGTTTTTATGCCACTTACTCAGTTGTTTAATTTTATTTCACAGATAAAAAAACCCATTACTGATGATTTAGTAAAACTTATTTTAAAGCAAATCAATACGTTAATTAGACTGGGTTTAGGATATCTAACATTGGGCAGAATGACTAAAACACTTTCAGGTGGTGAATCACAAAGAGTAAAAATGAGCAAATATTTAAACAGCAGTTTAAGTGATGTTTTATATATTTTTGATGAGCCTAGTATTGGGTTACATCCACGTGATTTACATGGGGTTACCATCATACTAAAAGAGTTAGTGCAAAGAGGTAACAGTGTCATCATTGTAGAGCATGATCCAGATATCATTAAAGCAGCAGATCATATAATCGATATGGGGCCAGAAGCCGGCGAAAATGGTGGTCATATTTGTTTTCAAGGCAATTTTCAAGATCTATTACTTAGCCGCACTAAAACAGGGGTGGCTCTAGGAGAAATACATACTTTAAAAGCGCAACGTATGGAATTTAAAGACTTTTACACTCTTGAGCAAGTGTCTTTATTTAACGTTAAAAATGCGAGTGTAAAAATTCCTAAGCATGCACTAACAATTGTTACAGGTGTTGCAGGGTCGGGAAAAAGCACACTTATTTCAAAATTATTTATGAAGCAATACCCACAGAGTGTACTTCTTAATCAAGACCGAGTTCATGCCAGTGATCGCTCGAATATAGCCTCTTTTTTAGATGTATTTGATGAGATAAGAAATATTTTTGCCAAAGAATCAGGTCAACTTCCCGCTTTTTTTAGCTTTAATAGTAAAGGGGCTTGTCCCCTCTGTAAGGGAAAGGGGATTTTAAAAACCGATCTAGCTTTTCTAGGCGATGTTGAGTCTGAGTGTGACAAGTGCCATGGTTCAAGGTATTCAAATGAAGCTCTAAGTTACACCTATAAAGGCTACAGTATACATCAAGTCTTACAAATGACAGCAACACAAGCATTGCAATTATTTAATAACGAAAAAATAAAAAAAATATTAACTATGATCGGACAAGTTAACTTGGGTTATATCAAACTTGGACAATCACTAGATACATTTTCTGGAGGCGAACTACAAAGGTTAAAGCTTGCAAAAGTATTGCTATTATCCGACTCCAAAATTTTAATACTCGATGAACCAAGTACTGGTTTGCATGAGTTTGATATAAAAAATTTACTCAAACTATTTGATTTTATTATATCTGAAGGAAAAACTCTCATTGTTATTGAACACAATCTTTCCGTAATGTGCCATGCTGATTGGATTATTGATATGGGACCTGATGGAGGAACACAAGGTGGAAAGGTCTTATATATGGGCTATTTAGCTGGATTATTGTTAAACACGGAATCTTACACTGCTAAATATTTAGCAAACTATACTTTGAATCGATAA